The following are encoded together in the Ictidomys tridecemlineatus isolate mIctTri1 chromosome X, mIctTri1.hap1, whole genome shotgun sequence genome:
- the LOC101958153 gene encoding protein dpy-30 homolog, whose protein sequence is MEPKQMLEGQSQVAENPHSEYDLIDNVERIVENEKINAEKSSKQKVDLQSLPTHAYLDQMVVPILLQGLAVLAKERPPNPTEFLAPYLLKNKAQFEDQN, encoded by the coding sequence ATGGAGCCAAAGCAGATGCTGGAAGGACAGTCACAGGTTGCAGAAAACCCTCACTCTGAGTATGATCTGATCGACAATGTTGAGAGGATAGTAGAAAATGAGAAGATAAATGCAGAAAAGTCATCAAAACAGAAGGTGGATTTACAGTCTTTGCCAACTCATGCCTACCTGGATCAGATGGTGGTGCCTATCTTATTACAGGGACTTGCTGTGCTTGCAAAGGAAAGACCACCAAATCCCACTGAATTTCTAGcaccttatcttttaaaaaacaaggcaCAATTTGAAGATCAAAACTGA